From the Limosilactobacillus panis genome, one window contains:
- a CDS encoding IS30 family transposase codes for MTYKHLTTRELTLIAEFYRQDTRAYRVAKSLKRSAETIYRVYRYLDTGKTITQYLKQYQRNKRRCGRKPMTLPDDEVSYITKQVSQGWTPDTIIGRSEKKISCSMRTLYRMFARGQYGFDVKQLPMKGNRHPNGYVERRGKAGHLGRSIYQRYRDFPHYQHEFGHLEADTVQGKAHHGAVMTLVERISKVEIVLNVHHKTAESVNYYLDQWLSKQPRHLFKSITFDNGKEFAGWREIANKHDIQTYFAEVGAPNQRGLNENTNGILRRDGLSKKKDFRNLPDELVTQLMSYRNNIPRKSLHYRTPIEVFMENITDAQLVSF; via the coding sequence ATGACCTACAAACATCTTACCACACGTGAATTAACTCTCATAGCTGAATTTTATCGTCAAGACACTCGAGCTTATCGAGTTGCTAAATCACTAAAGCGTAGTGCTGAAACAATTTATCGAGTTTATCGTTACTTGGATACGGGCAAGACAATTACGCAGTATTTAAAGCAGTACCAACGGAATAAGCGCCGTTGTGGTCGTAAACCAATGACGTTACCTGATGATGAAGTAAGTTACATTACCAAGCAAGTTAGTCAAGGTTGGACGCCAGATACCATTATTGGTCGGTCAGAGAAGAAAATCAGTTGTAGTATGCGGACGCTTTATCGCATGTTTGCTCGTGGTCAATATGGCTTTGATGTTAAGCAGTTACCAATGAAAGGTAACCGTCACCCAAATGGCTACGTTGAACGGCGTGGGAAAGCTGGCCATCTTGGTCGCAGTATTTACCAACGTTACCGCGATTTTCCACATTACCAACATGAATTTGGTCATTTAGAAGCTGATACGGTTCAAGGGAAAGCTCACCATGGTGCTGTGATGACCCTAGTAGAACGGATTTCAAAAGTTGAGATTGTTTTGAATGTCCATCACAAAACGGCCGAGAGTGTGAACTATTATTTGGACCAATGGCTATCAAAACAGCCTCGTCATCTTTTTAAGTCCATCACCTTTGACAACGGTAAGGAATTCGCGGGCTGGCGTGAGATTGCCAATAAGCACGATATTCAGACATATTTTGCGGAAGTCGGTGCGCCTAATCAGCGAGGGCTAAACGAAAACACCAACGGTATTCTTCGGCGTGATGGTCTGAGTAAAAAGAAAGACTTCCGTAATCTCCCGGATGAATTAGTTACTCAGCTAATGTCATACCGGAACAATATTCCACGGAAGTCACTGCACTACCGCACACCCATTGAGGTATTCATGGAGAATATCACAGATGCACAGTTAGTTTCTTTCTAA